In one window of Clavelina lepadiformis chromosome 4, kaClaLepa1.1, whole genome shotgun sequence DNA:
- the LOC143452177 gene encoding myophilin-like, with protein sequence MASRPTGYGMTAELAEKKASKYDPNLDNEIRDWISRCTGIDVKNSDLSSVGFQETFKDGTILCTLINVINPGSVRKINESKMAFKQMENIDNFLDACERYGVLKKDLFQTVDLFEAQNIPQVINGLQALATKYQRNGGIAFGPKESTQDSREFTEEQLQAGSGAIGMQMGSNRGTDLGGDDFGKERIIKKQGR encoded by the exons ATGGCATCAAGACCTACAGGCTACGGAATGACGGCGGAATTGGCCGAAAAG AAAGCTTCAAAATATGACCCAAATCTGGACAACGAAATTAGAGATTGGATTTCCAGATGCACTGGTATCGACGTTAAAAATTCGGATCTCTCGTCAGTAGGTTTTCAGGAGACCTTTAAGGATGGGACAATTTTGTGCAC CCTTATAAACGTAATCAATCCGGGCAGCGTGCGCAAGATTAACGAAAGCAAAATGGCATTCAAACAG ATGGAAAATATTGACAACTTCTTGGATGCATGTGAGAGATACGGCGTGCTTAAAAAGGACTTGTTTCAAACCGTTGATTTATTTGAAGCACAAAATATTCCACAAGTTATAAACGGGCTGCAAGCACTCGCGACCAAG TACCAAAGAAATGGAGGAATAGCTTTTGGCCCGAAAGAATCTACCCAGGATAGCAGGGAATTTACCGAGGAACAGCTACAAGCAGGCAGCGGAGCGATAGGGATGCAAATGGGATCTAACCGAGGGACGGATCTTGGAGGAGATGATTTCGGAAAAGAAAGAATCATAAAGAAGCAGGGTCGTTAA
- the LOC143451371 gene encoding ethanolamine-phosphate cytidylyltransferase-like isoform X1 has protein sequence MGKKRMAPVRVWADGCFDLIHFGHANLLRQAKLLGDYLIAGVPSDTETLTHKGLNVFTEEERYEVVSSMKWVDEVARDAPYCTSVEVMQKYNCDFTVHGDDTPVSVTGEHANFAVIKAGMYREVDRTEGISTTDIIDRVLLKTKAHHIDELNDVSNGQPCSPAFLKKMKQFSSKKKPKLGDSIVYVAGAFDCFHVGHVKFLEKAANMGDFLIVGVHSDKVVNRYCGENYPILNLYERVLILMACKFVDEVIFGAPLTLNHDILDRYKVNLVVQDKDISFDGCEPYKLAQKRDVLKVVDSGSSLTTEQIVNRINERRSIYLKRNDTKKTKELIANGTNQ, from the exons ATGGGTAAGAAACGAATGGCACCAGTACGCGTTTGGGCTGATGGATG TTTCGATTTGATTCATTTTGGCCATGCAAACCTTCTAAGACAAGCTAAACTACTCGGGGATTATCTCATAGCAGGAGTGCCATCAGACA cCGAAACATTAACGCATAAAGGGCTGAACGTCTTCACCGAAGAAGAACGATATGAAGTAGTATCCAGTATGAAATGGGTCGATGAAGTAGCGCGAGATGCTCCTTATTGCACAAGCGTGGAGGTCATGCAAAAATACAACTGTGACTTCACCGTCCACGGAG ACGATACGCCAGTTTCTGTGACAGGCGAACACGCCAATTTTGCCGTCATAAAAGCAGGAATGTACAG GGAAGTTGACAGAACGGAAGGAATTTCAACTACCGACATAATTGACAG GGTATTACTGAAGACAAAAGCCCATCACATAGATGAG TTGAACGATGTATCCAACGGCCAACCGTGTTCTCctgcatttttgaaaaaaatgaagcaGTTTTCTAGTAAGAAGAAGCCCAAG CTTGGAGACTCCATCGTATATGTGGCGGGAGCTTTCGACTGTTTTC ATGTTGGACACGTCAAGTTTCTTGAAAAGGCGGCAAACATGGGAGATTTCTTAATCGTCGGAGTTCATTCTGACAAG GTGGTAAACCGTTACTGTGGCGAAAACTATCCCATTCTAAATCTTTACGAACGTGTTCTAATACTAATGGCTTGTAAG TTTGTGGATGAGGTTATTTTTGGAGCCCCTTTGACATTAAATCACGACATTCTTGATCGATATAAG gtcAATCTAGTTGTACAAGACAAGGACATATCCTTTGACGGCTGTGAACCTTACAAGTTGGCCCAGAAAAGAG ATGTATTAAAAGTGGTCGATAGTGGATCTTCGCTCACAACTGAACAAATTGTGAACCGCATCAATGAAAGAAG ATCAATTTACTTGAAACGTAATGACACGAAAAAGACTAAAGAGCTAATTGCAAATGGGACGAACCAATAG
- the LOC143451374 gene encoding uncharacterized protein LOC143451374: protein MTTCNVFAFVIAISLLLSAISASGFKGEREIFTTTQSRRRVSEELGGPKQSRRISRRISSGIRSSKGSSEDISPKRNTPASKIAQDFDEALDKLDELFADIEVFLDNQNQEQSLEPTETYGDSYVKFFPASKTDNEIK, encoded by the exons ATGACAACTTGCAATGTTTTCGCTTTTGTGATCGCGATTTCTCTGTTGTTGTCTGCGATATCAGCTTCAGGATTTAAAGGGGAAAGAGAAATCTTCACCACAACACAATCACGCAGAAGAGTTTCAGAAGAACTAGGAGGACCAAAACAATCGAGGAGAATCTCCAGGAGAATCTCATCCGGAATTCGATCATCGAAGGGAAGTTCAGAAGACATTAGTCCAAA ACGCAACACTCCAGCATCCAAGATTG CACAAGATTTTGACGAGGCACTGGACAAGCTGGACGAATTGTTTGCCGACATTGAAGTTTTCCTGGATAACC AAAATCAAGAACAAAGCTTGGAGCCAACAGAAACATATGGAGATAGCTACGTcaaatttt TTCCAGCCTCCAAAACAGACAATGAGATTAAGTAG
- the LOC143451371 gene encoding ethanolamine-phosphate cytidylyltransferase-like isoform X2: MKWVDEVARDAPYCTSVEVMQKYNCDFTVHGDDTPVSVTGEHANFAVIKAGMYREVDRTEGISTTDIIDRVLLKTKAHHIDELNDVSNGQPCSPAFLKKMKQFSSKKKPKLGDSIVYVAGAFDCFHVGHVKFLEKAANMGDFLIVGVHSDKVVNRYCGENYPILNLYERVLILMACKFVDEVIFGAPLTLNHDILDRYKVNLVVQDKDISFDGCEPYKLAQKRDVLKVVDSGSSLTTEQIVNRINERRSIYLKRNDTKKTKELIANGTNQ, encoded by the exons ATGAAATGGGTCGATGAAGTAGCGCGAGATGCTCCTTATTGCACAAGCGTGGAGGTCATGCAAAAATACAACTGTGACTTCACCGTCCACGGAG ACGATACGCCAGTTTCTGTGACAGGCGAACACGCCAATTTTGCCGTCATAAAAGCAGGAATGTACAG GGAAGTTGACAGAACGGAAGGAATTTCAACTACCGACATAATTGACAG GGTATTACTGAAGACAAAAGCCCATCACATAGATGAG TTGAACGATGTATCCAACGGCCAACCGTGTTCTCctgcatttttgaaaaaaatgaagcaGTTTTCTAGTAAGAAGAAGCCCAAG CTTGGAGACTCCATCGTATATGTGGCGGGAGCTTTCGACTGTTTTC ATGTTGGACACGTCAAGTTTCTTGAAAAGGCGGCAAACATGGGAGATTTCTTAATCGTCGGAGTTCATTCTGACAAG GTGGTAAACCGTTACTGTGGCGAAAACTATCCCATTCTAAATCTTTACGAACGTGTTCTAATACTAATGGCTTGTAAG TTTGTGGATGAGGTTATTTTTGGAGCCCCTTTGACATTAAATCACGACATTCTTGATCGATATAAG gtcAATCTAGTTGTACAAGACAAGGACATATCCTTTGACGGCTGTGAACCTTACAAGTTGGCCCAGAAAAGAG ATGTATTAAAAGTGGTCGATAGTGGATCTTCGCTCACAACTGAACAAATTGTGAACCGCATCAATGAAAGAAG ATCAATTTACTTGAAACGTAATGACACGAAAAAGACTAAAGAGCTAATTGCAAATGGGACGAACCAATAG